From a region of the Pectobacterium aquaticum genome:
- the csdE gene encoding cysteine desulfurase sulfur acceptor subunit CsdE, with product MTQTTDTMHPFDYMHPFGHHTTVADLLARFDACRAWEDRYRQLILLAKALPTLPDVLKTEEVSLSGCENRVWLGYQRQEDGRLHFYGDSDGRIVRGLLAVLLTAVEGKTPEALLQHDPLALFDSLGLRAQLSASRSSGLAALAARIKEIAEQEASLK from the coding sequence ATGACCCAGACAACTGACACTATGCATCCTTTTGACTACATGCATCCTTTTGGTCACCACACCACCGTCGCCGACCTGCTGGCGCGATTCGATGCCTGCCGCGCGTGGGAAGATCGCTATCGGCAGCTCATTTTGCTGGCAAAGGCGTTACCAACGCTGCCCGACGTGCTGAAAACCGAGGAAGTTTCATTATCCGGCTGTGAAAATCGCGTCTGGCTGGGTTATCAGCGTCAGGAAGACGGCAGGCTGCATTTTTACGGCGACAGCGACGGGCGCATTGTGCGGGGATTACTGGCGGTATTGTTAACCGCCGTTGAAGGAAAAACGCCAGAAGCGCTATTGCAGCACGATCCGCTGGCGCTGTTCGATAGCCTGGGGCTACGCGCTCAGCTCAGCGCTTCACGTTCAAGCGGGCTGGCGGCGCTGGCCGCCAGAATCAAGGAAATTGCCGAACAAGAGGCTTCACTCAAATAG
- the mltA gene encoding murein transglycosylase A, whose amino-acid sequence MKGRWGKYVLTAVVIAILAGCQSRPTDRGQQYKDGHLNQPLELVNEPNAKGKPVNARDFMTQVSEIRSASPNLYSRNNTTFQAIENWMMSGADTRELSKFGLNAWQMEGVDNFGNVQFTGYYTPVLQARHTRQGEFRHPLYAMPSKGKKNGRLPDRAGIYSGALDERLVLAWTNSLVDNFMMEVQGSAYIDFGDGRPLTFFGYAGKNGHAYRSIGKVLIDRGEVAREDMSMQAIRKWAEQHSEYEVRELFEQNPSFVFFKPMMSAPVKGASAVPLVAKASVASDRSLIPAGTALLMEVPLLDNVGKFTGKYEMRLMIALDVGGAIKGQHFDMYQGIGPDAGHSAGFYNHYGRVWVLKNAQSSTANGSGSSLLVNYQQN is encoded by the coding sequence ATGAAGGGACGGTGGGGAAAATACGTGCTGACCGCAGTGGTCATTGCCATTCTGGCGGGGTGCCAATCCAGGCCAACCGATCGCGGGCAGCAATATAAAGATGGTCACCTCAACCAGCCTCTGGAATTGGTCAATGAGCCTAATGCTAAAGGAAAACCGGTCAACGCACGGGATTTCATGACCCAGGTTTCTGAAATTCGGTCGGCGTCACCTAATCTGTACTCGCGCAATAATACGACCTTTCAGGCGATTGAAAACTGGATGATGTCCGGTGCCGATACCCGCGAGCTGAGCAAGTTTGGTCTGAACGCCTGGCAGATGGAAGGCGTTGATAACTTTGGTAACGTGCAGTTCACGGGGTACTACACGCCAGTGTTGCAGGCGCGCCATACCCGTCAGGGGGAATTCCGCCATCCTTTATATGCTATGCCGTCAAAAGGCAAAAAGAACGGTCGACTGCCAGATCGCGCCGGTATTTATTCAGGTGCGCTGGATGAACGATTGGTTCTCGCCTGGACTAACTCGCTGGTCGATAACTTCATGATGGAAGTGCAGGGCAGCGCCTATATTGATTTTGGCGATGGACGTCCGCTGACGTTCTTTGGTTACGCTGGCAAAAACGGCCATGCCTACCGCAGTATTGGTAAGGTGCTGATCGATCGTGGTGAAGTTGCGCGTGAAGATATGTCGATGCAGGCGATCCGCAAATGGGCGGAGCAGCATTCTGAATATGAAGTGCGTGAACTGTTTGAGCAGAATCCTTCCTTTGTGTTCTTTAAGCCAATGATGTCTGCGCCCGTCAAAGGGGCTAGCGCCGTGCCGCTGGTGGCGAAAGCCTCTGTTGCCTCTGACCGTTCGCTGATCCCGGCAGGTACGGCTCTGTTAATGGAAGTGCCGCTGCTGGATAACGTTGGCAAATTCACCGGCAAGTATGAAATGCGCCTGATGATTGCGCTGGATGTCGGCGGGGCGATTAAAGGCCAGCACTTCGATATGTATCAGGGCATTGGGCCGGATGCCGGTCACTCGGCGGGCTTCTATAACCACTATGGCCGAGTCTGGGTGTTGAAGAACGCGCAAAGCAGTACTGCGAACGGTTCAGGATCTTCACTGCTGGTTAATTATCAACAAAATTGA
- the tcdA gene encoding tRNA cyclic N6-threonylcarbamoyladenosine(37) synthase TcdA codes for MSTQLSEAYLQRFGGTARLYGQQALALFSQAHVCVIGIGGVGSWAAEALARTGIGAITLIDMDDVCVSNTNRQIHALRQHTGQSKTEVMAERILAINPECHVTCVDDFISAENVAELLDQNFSYVIDAIDSVRPKAALLSYCRRYKIPVVTTGGAGGQIDPTRIEVVDLAKTIQDPLAAKLRERLKNDFNVVKNSKGKLGIDCVFSSEPLVYPQPDGSVCASRSTADGVMRMDCASGFGAATMVTATFGFVAVSHALKKMIAKRERASELQK; via the coding sequence ATGAGTACGCAATTATCCGAAGCCTATTTGCAACGCTTCGGCGGCACCGCGCGGTTATATGGTCAACAGGCGCTGGCGCTGTTTTCTCAGGCTCACGTTTGCGTGATTGGCATTGGTGGCGTCGGCTCCTGGGCGGCTGAGGCGCTGGCTCGTACCGGCATCGGCGCGATCACACTGATCGATATGGATGATGTGTGTGTCAGTAACACCAATCGGCAGATCCACGCGCTGCGTCAGCATACTGGGCAGTCGAAGACGGAAGTGATGGCTGAACGTATTCTGGCGATCAACCCAGAATGTCACGTCACCTGCGTGGATGATTTCATCAGCGCGGAAAACGTGGCCGAGCTGCTCGACCAGAATTTCAGCTATGTGATTGATGCCATCGACAGCGTGCGCCCGAAGGCGGCGCTGCTCTCCTACTGTCGCCGCTATAAGATCCCTGTAGTGACAACTGGCGGTGCGGGTGGACAGATCGATCCGACCCGCATTGAGGTGGTCGATCTGGCGAAAACCATTCAGGATCCGCTGGCCGCCAAGCTGCGTGAACGGCTCAAGAACGATTTTAACGTGGTGAAGAACAGCAAAGGGAAACTGGGGATCGACTGCGTATTTTCCAGCGAACCGCTGGTTTATCCGCAGCCTGACGGCTCCGTCTGTGCGTCTCGCAGCACGGCCGATGGGGTGATGCGGATGGATTGTGCGTCAGGCTTTGGCGCCGCGACAATGGTTACCGCAACCTTTGGGTTTGTTGCGGTATCTCATGCGCTGAAGAAGATGATAGCGAAAAGAGAAAGGGCGTCTGAATTGCAGAAATAA
- a CDS encoding molybdopterin-dependent oxidoreductase, which yields MAIKRYPHLAHWGAFTAVVEDGRLIRCEPFADDPAPSAMLDSIVPLVYSDRRIRRPSVRRSWLQKRENSDRTLRGREDFVEVDWDVALDLVAQENRRIRDRYGADGMFAGSYGWSSAGRYHHARSQVRRFYFSGGGAVDQQGNYSWGAAQFFLPYVIGTFHPLTGKVTEWRSVAEHCDIFLAFGGLALKNAQVASGGAGHHTLKPALEALVAKGIPVINISPMRDDCPEFVNAEWIPIRPNTDVALMLALGYEIQRLGADDKDFLQRYCVGYEQLSDYLHGRGDGVVKTPEWASDITGIPAECIRRLAQQLIGVRSFITCSYSVQRAHRGEQPYWMMIALSSMLGQVGLPGGGFSFGHGSMNSVGNERISTPAPASPSTPNAGQAIPVARIADMLLHPGTPYTFQGETHTYPDIHLIHWAGGNPFHHHQQLNRLVDGWRKPDTVIVQDIVWTPAAQMADIVLPVTTTLERNDIGGSSRDRFIFAMHQAIAPQHQARNDVDIFSELAERLGYGDAFTQNRSEQQWLEHLYDECRARQRDAADSWPSFEEFWQQGHVEIPMDEKPFVFFEDFRRDPQQHALSTPSGKIELFSSAIASYGYADFAPHPEWQPPVEWLGAKSSEEWPLHFISIQPSDRLHSQLAATPQVAANKTAGKETLYMHPQDAAKRDIVDRSQVEVRNARGRILAGVQITDGVTPGVVIMSTGAWFEPGFGQKTWHPVEQSGNANVLTLDIGTSPLTQGPNAMSCLVDVVRV from the coding sequence ATGGCGATTAAACGTTATCCACATCTTGCGCACTGGGGCGCGTTTACCGCTGTGGTTGAAGACGGCAGACTGATTCGGTGCGAGCCGTTTGCTGACGATCCAGCACCGTCCGCCATGCTCGATTCCATCGTACCGCTGGTGTATTCCGACCGGCGTATCCGTCGGCCTTCGGTGCGTCGTTCCTGGCTTCAGAAACGCGAAAACAGCGACAGAACGCTGCGCGGCCGGGAGGACTTTGTTGAGGTGGATTGGGACGTCGCACTCGATCTGGTTGCGCAGGAAAATCGTCGTATTCGCGATCGCTACGGTGCGGACGGCATGTTCGCCGGTTCCTACGGCTGGTCATCTGCCGGGCGCTATCACCATGCGCGTTCTCAGGTACGACGCTTCTATTTTTCCGGCGGTGGCGCGGTCGATCAGCAGGGCAATTACAGCTGGGGCGCGGCGCAGTTCTTCCTGCCGTACGTGATCGGCACTTTCCACCCGCTGACGGGCAAAGTAACCGAATGGCGCAGCGTCGCCGAGCACTGTGATATTTTCCTCGCGTTTGGCGGTCTGGCGCTGAAAAACGCCCAGGTGGCCTCCGGCGGTGCTGGGCACCATACGCTTAAGCCTGCGCTGGAAGCGCTGGTGGCGAAAGGCATTCCTGTCATTAACATCAGCCCGATGCGCGATGATTGTCCTGAATTTGTGAATGCCGAGTGGATTCCAATCCGCCCGAATACTGATGTCGCCCTGATGCTGGCACTGGGGTATGAGATTCAACGTTTGGGCGCTGACGATAAGGATTTCCTGCAACGCTACTGCGTTGGCTACGAGCAATTGAGTGACTATTTGCACGGTCGCGGCGACGGTGTGGTGAAAACCCCCGAATGGGCCAGCGACATCACGGGTATTCCTGCCGAGTGCATCCGACGTCTGGCGCAGCAGTTAATTGGCGTACGCAGCTTTATTACCTGCTCTTACTCCGTGCAGCGCGCACACCGTGGCGAACAGCCTTACTGGATGATGATTGCGCTGTCTTCCATGCTGGGACAGGTGGGGTTACCGGGCGGTGGATTCTCCTTCGGCCACGGTTCGATGAACAGCGTCGGCAACGAGCGTATTTCAACGCCTGCGCCCGCGTCTCCGTCAACCCCGAACGCGGGGCAGGCGATCCCCGTGGCACGTATTGCCGATATGCTACTGCATCCGGGAACGCCTTATACCTTTCAGGGCGAAACCCATACTTATCCCGATATTCATCTGATTCACTGGGCGGGCGGTAACCCATTCCATCATCACCAGCAGTTGAACCGTCTGGTGGACGGCTGGCGTAAGCCGGATACGGTGATTGTGCAGGATATCGTCTGGACGCCCGCGGCGCAGATGGCGGACATCGTGCTGCCCGTCACCACCACGCTGGAGCGTAATGACATCGGCGGGTCGTCCCGCGATCGCTTTATCTTTGCCATGCATCAGGCGATTGCGCCGCAGCATCAGGCGCGTAATGACGTGGATATCTTCAGCGAACTGGCGGAGCGTCTGGGCTATGGCGACGCATTCACGCAAAACCGTAGCGAGCAGCAATGGCTGGAACATCTGTATGACGAATGCCGAGCAAGGCAGCGGGATGCCGCTGACAGCTGGCCGTCATTTGAGGAATTCTGGCAGCAGGGACATGTAGAAATCCCAATGGATGAAAAGCCGTTTGTGTTCTTTGAGGATTTCCGCCGCGATCCGCAGCAGCATGCGCTGAGTACGCCAAGCGGTAAAATTGAACTGTTCAGCTCGGCCATCGCCAGCTATGGCTATGCCGATTTTGCGCCGCATCCTGAGTGGCAGCCTCCCGTTGAATGGCTGGGAGCCAAAAGCTCGGAAGAATGGCCGCTGCACTTTATTTCCATTCAGCCATCTGACCGGTTGCACAGTCAGTTGGCTGCTACGCCGCAGGTTGCTGCGAATAAAACCGCAGGAAAAGAGACGCTGTACATGCACCCGCAGGATGCCGCCAAACGGGATATCGTCGACCGTTCTCAGGTGGAAGTCAGAAACGCGCGTGGCCGTATTCTGGCGGGCGTACAGATTACCGACGGCGTCACGCCGGGCGTGGTGATTATGTCCACCGGTGCCTGGTTTGAACCCGGCTTCGGCCAGAAAACGTGGCATCCGGTTGAACAATCAGGAAATGCAAATGTACTGACGCTGGATATCGGCACCTCGCCGCTGACGCAGGGGCCGAATGCTATGAGCTGTCTGGTAGATGTCGTGCGGGTTTAG